A single window of Pyxidicoccus xibeiensis DNA harbors:
- a CDS encoding TadE/TadG family type IV pilus assembly protein → MKRESGQAAVEAALILPLFVFLILGILQLGLMHQARLMTKYAAYKAVRAGSLHNANKNKMERAALAVLLPLISQGSSGAEHIKTVNSATDFQTKWMWPGVVANRMMDTGIPYAEVTICGPLSSELPSGPEVDFDDPSITSSDNWRDSQRTKLRVQLTFNYRMPIPFANMVIFNITRARDVPTVLMMGTVKAAERGKVAGRRFGVGTSDALYTAAAASRTYVMPIRATYTMRMQSNLYPQANPLPSSNQCVFAY, encoded by the coding sequence ATGAAACGTGAGTCGGGGCAGGCAGCCGTCGAAGCAGCGCTCATCCTGCCGCTCTTCGTGTTCCTCATCCTGGGCATCCTGCAGCTGGGGCTCATGCATCAGGCGCGGCTGATGACGAAGTACGCGGCCTACAAGGCCGTGCGCGCGGGCTCTCTCCACAACGCGAACAAGAACAAGATGGAGCGCGCCGCGCTGGCGGTGCTGCTGCCGCTCATCAGCCAGGGCAGCAGCGGGGCCGAGCACATCAAGACGGTCAACAGCGCCACCGACTTCCAGACCAAGTGGATGTGGCCCGGCGTCGTGGCCAACAGGATGATGGACACCGGCATCCCGTACGCGGAAGTTACCATCTGCGGCCCCTTGAGCAGCGAGCTGCCCAGCGGCCCGGAGGTGGACTTCGATGACCCATCCATCACTTCCAGCGACAACTGGCGCGACAGCCAGCGCACCAAGCTGCGCGTCCAGCTGACCTTCAACTACCGCATGCCCATCCCCTTCGCGAACATGGTCATCTTCAACATCACCCGCGCGCGGGACGTGCCCACCGTCTTGATGATGGGGACGGTGAAGGCCGCGGAGCGCGGCAAGGTGGCCGGCCGCCGCTTCGGCGTGGGGACCTCCGACGCCCTCTACACCGCCGCGGCCGCCAGCCGCACGTACGTGATGCCCATCCGGGCCACGTACACCATGCGGATGCAGTCGAACCTCTACCCCCAGGCCAACCCTCTTCCCTCGAGCAACCAATGCGTATTCGCGTACTGA
- a CDS encoding DUF4388 domain-containing protein has protein sequence MFPTPSQVLRQRDGTLADTPFPLLLHSLMVEERTCTLELKVRQREKRIVFEDGSPVGCQSNLLHETLGKFLVEKGRLTEADYQKALGESVSSGQQMGALLIQKGLISPFDLYKQLQANLAHKLLDCFRWTDAKYRLIADVDPPDATVRMNTGQLILTGVANVMPFDAVATHFTFTDERCFGQMPGVDAGLKLSSKDARLFQALRQRPTFNELQERTGFDTETVLRRLYALCLLDVAGFVEDVDARAAKLAAVPAPAAPAPEPVPAAPVVPVASAQPLPGGTPFSDEDVAARDALVSAFLAHRSKDPFALLEVPEDVQPVPLRKAFFAWADRYSPLRFHTPELREKAEALLAAYAKAFGALSDAEQSLLWRKRRAAQREKERGSTRPSTAEQFRIRTDLLDATTQFSEAKRRLEARNFAGAFEYFEYACDIDPRPLYQAHRAFARYLMKPDAHGRLALQELQEVVRQEPGMEEGWAFLGEVAQGESQWALAEDAFRKAFKLNPKNRRYVELIQEIVKRR, from the coding sequence ATGTTCCCCACGCCATCGCAGGTGCTCCGCCAGAGGGACGGGACGCTGGCCGACACGCCCTTCCCCCTGCTCCTGCACTCCCTGATGGTGGAGGAGCGCACCTGCACGCTGGAGCTCAAGGTCCGCCAGCGCGAGAAGCGCATCGTCTTCGAGGACGGCTCGCCGGTGGGCTGCCAGTCCAACCTGCTGCACGAGACGCTGGGCAAGTTCCTGGTGGAGAAGGGGCGGCTGACGGAGGCGGACTACCAGAAGGCCCTGGGGGAGAGCGTGTCCTCGGGCCAGCAGATGGGCGCGCTGCTCATCCAGAAGGGCCTCATCAGCCCCTTCGACCTCTACAAGCAGCTCCAGGCCAACCTCGCGCACAAGCTGCTGGACTGCTTCCGGTGGACGGACGCGAAGTACCGCCTCATCGCGGACGTGGACCCGCCGGACGCCACCGTGCGGATGAACACCGGGCAGCTCATCCTCACCGGCGTGGCCAACGTCATGCCCTTCGACGCGGTGGCCACCCACTTCACCTTCACCGACGAGCGCTGCTTCGGGCAGATGCCGGGCGTGGACGCGGGCCTCAAGCTGTCCTCCAAGGACGCGCGCCTGTTCCAGGCCCTGCGCCAGCGCCCCACCTTCAACGAGCTGCAGGAGCGCACGGGCTTCGACACGGAGACGGTGCTGCGCCGGCTGTACGCGCTGTGCCTGCTGGACGTCGCCGGCTTCGTGGAGGACGTGGACGCCCGCGCGGCGAAGCTGGCCGCGGTGCCCGCGCCCGCCGCCCCCGCGCCGGAGCCCGTCCCCGCGGCGCCTGTCGTCCCCGTCGCCTCGGCGCAGCCCCTGCCGGGCGGGACGCCGTTCTCGGACGAGGACGTGGCCGCGCGCGACGCGCTGGTGAGCGCCTTCCTCGCGCACCGGAGCAAGGACCCCTTCGCGCTGCTGGAGGTGCCGGAGGACGTGCAGCCGGTGCCGCTGCGCAAGGCCTTCTTCGCGTGGGCGGACCGCTACTCGCCGCTGCGCTTCCACACCCCGGAGCTGCGGGAGAAGGCGGAGGCCCTGCTGGCCGCGTACGCCAAGGCCTTCGGCGCGCTGTCGGACGCGGAGCAGAGCCTCCTCTGGCGCAAGCGCCGGGCGGCCCAGCGCGAGAAGGAGCGGGGCTCCACCCGGCCCAGCACCGCGGAGCAGTTCCGCATCCGCACGGACCTCTTGGACGCGACGACGCAGTTCTCCGAGGCGAAGCGCCGGCTGGAGGCCCGCAACTTCGCCGGCGCCTTCGAGTACTTCGAGTACGCGTGCGACATCGACCCGAGGCCGCTGTACCAGGCCCACCGCGCCTTCGCGCGCTACCTGATGAAGCCCGACGCCCACGGCCGGCTGGCCCTCCAGGAGCTGCAGGAGGTGGTGCGCCAGGAGCCGGGCATGGAGGAGGGCTGGGCCTTCCTGGGCGAGGTGGCCCAGGGCGAGAGCCAGTGGGCCCTGGCCGAGGACGCCTTCCGCAAGGCCTTCAAGCTGAACCCGAAGAACCGCCGCTACGTGGAGCTCATCCAGGAAATCGTGAAGCGGCGCTGA
- the hemW gene encoding radical SAM family heme chaperone HemW encodes MPFDAPVDPLTGMQAARFGLYLHFPYCLAKCPYCDFAVAVAKQVPEERYADAVLAELDARLAIHPALRHKPLQSIFLGGGTPSLWHPRHVARVLEGLAARLSVAPGVEVSLEGNPERADAERFKGYRAAGVNRLSLGVQSFQAQTLKALGRAHDAAMVEGAVESARRAAFPVVSMDFIYGVHGQTVAQVEADARRAVALQPEHLSTYALTVEREVLAEDTPLSKRLKRGELELPPDDEVVAMARVVRGVYGAAGLHRYEVSNHAREGFGSRHNALYWTGGEYLALGVGASGMLLEPEPHRYVNLRSPEKYLVEVEAGRLPEEDREALGPQELFAERLAMGLRLVSGVDWEAVCERYGQPVAPRRAEVARLVEHGFATLRDGRLALTEKGADVHSAVCARLL; translated from the coding sequence ATGCCCTTCGACGCACCAGTGGACCCACTCACCGGGATGCAGGCAGCCCGCTTCGGGCTGTACCTGCACTTTCCGTACTGCCTGGCGAAGTGCCCCTACTGCGACTTCGCGGTGGCGGTGGCAAAGCAGGTGCCCGAGGAGCGCTACGCGGACGCGGTGCTGGCGGAGCTGGACGCCCGGCTGGCTATCCACCCGGCGCTCCGGCACAAGCCGCTGCAGTCCATCTTCCTCGGGGGCGGCACGCCGTCGCTGTGGCACCCCCGCCACGTGGCGCGGGTGCTGGAGGGCCTCGCCGCGCGGCTGTCAGTGGCGCCCGGCGTGGAGGTGTCGCTGGAGGGCAACCCGGAGCGCGCGGACGCGGAGCGCTTCAAGGGCTACCGGGCGGCGGGCGTCAACCGGCTGTCGCTGGGGGTGCAGTCCTTCCAGGCCCAGACGCTGAAGGCGCTGGGGCGCGCGCACGACGCGGCCATGGTGGAGGGCGCGGTGGAGTCGGCACGGCGGGCAGCGTTCCCGGTGGTCTCCATGGACTTCATCTACGGCGTGCACGGGCAGACGGTGGCGCAGGTGGAGGCGGACGCGCGGCGCGCGGTGGCGCTCCAGCCCGAGCACCTGTCCACCTACGCGCTGACGGTGGAGCGCGAGGTGCTGGCGGAGGACACGCCGCTGTCGAAGCGGCTCAAGCGCGGCGAGCTGGAGCTGCCCCCGGACGACGAGGTGGTGGCCATGGCGCGGGTGGTGCGCGGGGTGTACGGGGCGGCGGGCCTGCACCGCTACGAGGTCTCCAACCACGCGCGCGAGGGCTTCGGCTCGCGGCACAACGCGCTGTACTGGACGGGCGGCGAGTACCTGGCGCTGGGCGTGGGCGCGTCGGGCATGCTGCTGGAGCCGGAGCCGCACCGGTATGTGAATCTGCGCAGCCCGGAGAAGTACCTGGTGGAGGTGGAGGCGGGCCGGCTGCCGGAGGAGGACCGCGAGGCGCTGGGGCCCCAGGAGCTGTTCGCGGAGCGGCTGGCCATGGGCCTGCGGCTGGTGTCGGGGGTGGACTGGGAGGCGGTGTGCGAGCGGTACGGCCAGCCGGTGGCGCCGAGGCGGGCGGAAGTCGCGCGGCTGGTGGAGCACGGCTTCGCGACGCTGCGGGACGGGCGGCTGGCCTTGACGGAGAAGGGCGCGGACGTGCACAGCGCCGTCTGCGCGCGGCTGCTCTAG
- a CDS encoding coiled-coil domain-containing protein, which yields MPSPPEEVDPFADLRDSLGLDDTVAGAAPPAPVAAAARPQPKPPPSAPPPAAPPPLPPRRPATPLAATPAGTGAPASPAAPVAPAAGAAPGAAAASRAVRVPGSDPFGEPPDIRMPMGGSPDDKLEYFRAVVRQKTETLARARTLYAERDGELNGVKQSLTLARKEAAEAKAQLAAVKDAPAKLSQAETALARAEARAAEAEAKVASLEAELSSAEAERKDLSRALAEVESELPRLTAELQEERESRGSVAEELVGAKEALSLAQDRVAELAAQKSESQGALEAVQEQYQQAIADVERLGGELEAVTAEKDSLGLRTEQLEAALAEAQAGLSALESESEWSKSSLEEAQERSRTLESERDEARKQLAVVEDGLRGLQAQVAELERALALKDAEIIGLRAALTARTAEAAEVPVLRQALEGRTAELARAGERLEAEVAKAAERAQALEEGLSQASERAAVAEGEAAALKEALEAAEVEQVSLRDRMESDAAALGEAVHQAEAKVAELSAAVEAAQAEREELKKQLAAADMKVATKDAERVGLSARVSMLETASAQREAELVRLQGAVAQAEAALAQARGALTQAQHAAAQAQEEVALERVRREAAEAERADAEVKAAEAEARVDTLSSGQGDAQVQVAALTEELEAARSEADKAERLQQQVKMLEGALQAAKAQTAAAGKTDAARAEAEAKLTQAGLARAEAEAKLTKADASRAEAEAKLTKADSARAEVEAKLAKLEASLKAEQEARKGLEQKLAGAAAAPAGASAAPADWEAERDGLKADVANLKRKLMTAETALETAAGYKAKIARLEAQLKGKK from the coding sequence ATGCCGTCACCTCCGGAAGAGGTGGATCCTTTCGCGGACCTTCGCGACAGCCTGGGGTTGGACGACACCGTCGCCGGAGCGGCTCCCCCCGCCCCCGTCGCCGCTGCGGCCCGGCCCCAGCCCAAGCCCCCGCCCTCGGCTCCACCACCCGCTGCTCCGCCGCCGCTGCCCCCCCGTCGTCCGGCCACCCCCCTGGCCGCCACGCCCGCCGGGACGGGAGCGCCTGCTTCCCCGGCAGCCCCCGTCGCACCTGCCGCGGGTGCGGCTCCTGGTGCGGCCGCGGCGTCACGCGCCGTGCGGGTGCCTGGAAGCGACCCCTTCGGAGAGCCGCCCGACATCCGGATGCCCATGGGGGGCTCGCCGGACGACAAGCTGGAGTACTTCCGCGCCGTCGTGCGTCAGAAGACGGAGACGCTGGCGCGTGCGCGCACGCTGTACGCGGAGCGCGACGGCGAGCTGAACGGCGTGAAGCAGTCGCTGACGCTGGCGCGCAAGGAGGCGGCGGAGGCGAAGGCGCAGCTGGCGGCGGTGAAGGACGCGCCGGCGAAGCTGTCGCAGGCCGAGACGGCCCTGGCGCGCGCGGAGGCGCGGGCGGCCGAGGCCGAGGCGAAGGTGGCCTCGCTGGAGGCGGAGCTGTCCTCGGCGGAGGCGGAGCGCAAGGACCTGTCCCGCGCGCTGGCGGAGGTGGAGTCGGAGCTGCCGCGCCTCACCGCGGAGCTGCAGGAGGAGCGCGAGTCCCGCGGCTCGGTGGCCGAGGAGCTGGTGGGCGCCAAGGAGGCGCTGTCGCTGGCGCAGGACCGCGTGGCGGAGCTGGCCGCGCAGAAGTCCGAGTCGCAGGGCGCGCTGGAGGCCGTCCAGGAGCAGTACCAGCAGGCCATCGCCGACGTGGAGCGGCTGGGCGGCGAGCTGGAGGCCGTCACCGCGGAGAAGGACTCGCTGGGGCTGCGCACCGAGCAGCTCGAGGCGGCGCTGGCGGAGGCCCAGGCCGGGCTGAGCGCGCTGGAGAGCGAGAGCGAGTGGTCCAAGAGCTCGCTGGAGGAGGCGCAGGAGCGCTCGCGCACCCTCGAGTCCGAGCGGGACGAGGCGCGCAAGCAGCTGGCCGTGGTGGAGGACGGGCTGCGCGGCCTGCAGGCGCAGGTGGCGGAGCTGGAGCGGGCGCTCGCGCTGAAGGACGCCGAAATCATCGGCCTGCGCGCGGCGCTCACCGCTCGCACGGCGGAGGCGGCGGAAGTGCCCGTGCTGCGCCAGGCGCTGGAGGGCCGCACCGCGGAGCTGGCGCGCGCCGGAGAGCGGCTGGAGGCGGAGGTCGCCAAGGCCGCCGAGCGGGCGCAGGCGCTGGAAGAAGGGCTGTCCCAGGCCAGCGAGCGGGCGGCGGTGGCGGAGGGTGAGGCCGCCGCGCTGAAGGAGGCGCTGGAGGCGGCCGAGGTCGAGCAGGTGTCGCTGCGAGACCGGATGGAGTCGGACGCGGCGGCGCTGGGCGAGGCCGTGCACCAGGCCGAGGCCAAGGTGGCCGAGCTGTCCGCGGCCGTGGAGGCCGCCCAGGCCGAGCGCGAGGAGCTGAAGAAGCAGCTCGCGGCGGCGGACATGAAGGTCGCCACCAAGGACGCCGAGCGCGTGGGCCTGTCCGCGCGCGTGTCCATGCTGGAGACGGCGTCCGCGCAGCGCGAGGCAGAGCTGGTGCGGCTGCAGGGCGCGGTGGCCCAGGCCGAGGCCGCCCTGGCCCAGGCCCGCGGCGCGCTGACGCAGGCGCAGCACGCCGCGGCGCAGGCGCAGGAAGAGGTGGCGCTGGAGCGGGTGCGCCGCGAGGCGGCGGAGGCCGAGCGCGCGGACGCCGAGGTGAAGGCGGCGGAGGCCGAGGCGCGGGTGGACACGCTGTCGTCGGGGCAGGGTGACGCCCAGGTGCAGGTGGCCGCCCTCACCGAGGAGCTGGAGGCGGCGCGCTCCGAGGCGGACAAGGCGGAGCGCCTGCAGCAGCAGGTGAAGATGCTGGAGGGCGCGCTCCAGGCTGCCAAGGCCCAGACGGCGGCGGCCGGCAAGACGGACGCGGCCCGCGCGGAGGCGGAGGCGAAGCTCACGCAGGCGGGCCTGGCCCGGGCTGAGGCCGAGGCGAAGCTGACGAAGGCGGACGCCTCGCGCGCGGAGGCCGAGGCGAAGCTGACGAAGGCGGACTCGGCCCGCGCGGAGGTCGAGGCGAAGCTGGCGAAGCTGGAGGCCTCGCTGAAGGCCGAGCAGGAGGCCCGGAAGGGGCTCGAGCAGAAGCTCGCCGGGGCGGCGGCCGCACCGGCGGGAGCGTCGGCGGCTCCGGCGGACTGGGAGGCGGAGCGCGACGGCCTCAAGGCGGACGTGGCCAACCTGAAGCGCAAGCTGATGACGGCCGAGACGGCGCTCGAGACGGCGGCGGGTTACAAGGCGAAGATTGCCCGCCTGGAGGCGCAATTGAAGGGCAAGAAGTAG